The proteins below come from a single Xiphophorus couchianus chromosome 20, X_couchianus-1.0, whole genome shotgun sequence genomic window:
- the LOC114135386 gene encoding tensin-2-like isoform X1: MGCMHSSSSRMKEDGPGTDTGGIPVKADPEVHPGIIQLSQLTKPTSHAFTAKSFKKRRVCDVCEQNIDNPGAFCKECKIVVHKMCEAKVPTACIPVPDLHSSTKSVSQKKRGSLPRRKSVEQVMEQVMEGHYDFDLTYITERIISVFFVPDLEEQKYRQNLQEVASMLKSKHQDKFLLLNLSEKRHDITRLNPKVQDYAWPDLHAPPLDRICAICKAMEMWLTSDPHNVVVLHCKGNKGKTGVIVAAYMHYSKISAGADQALTTLAMRKFCEDKVSSSLQPSQSRYIYYFSSLLSGSIKMNSSPLFLHQILVPSLPNFQSGGGFYPFLKIYQSLQLAYTSGVYDPQSSRARKLCVTMEPALLLKGDIMVKCYHRRSRAAEREVVFRVQFHTCTVHGAQLWFGKMELDLACTDDRFPPDATVEFIFANSLEKLKGREYRKNDSYVKVDYKTSDPVVKWDSYENLNLHHEDSMENIAHTRGPLDGSLYAQVRKRRGPGATSSAALQNGCLTSSPTVKPQTQSASRPQPFTFNCSPRGSAVSSDQLSETSLSINCSDREDLECPLRKEDVEDKAKEKRRQRERDRETAILDDGDPSSPGVMRKEHSCCGQAATRCSDAGWERDRDLCLPGGRFVGHCNSIKKHPKSQTLPALPSKSLSPPPHSAIMELCHRHSAHPVAELTWDRPIHPPSLPCLNRSCYPYPTPEHALAHSHTLPASNRCYPGEECHLLHYPDHGSGSHPSLQPQPGGPYREVFVSSPKSSSYCHCQDCSSRREHPSTSVKVFQQLNSDQAENTHWAKGAGVQRPREAPLLWETEKSWELTREAELWQCKSPLPAFHLYHPTLDQVSNLEQPRFAVAQDQNYPIPQSLIDVRDGASSGYHTPLQPQHSCPCAPYQSSPSESRESRGYASGYHSGSASPMPASSPSPGRGRLPDIPLGFREQSHTEQHKVEKEKTVADDDIPQDSESKSDCRCQSSTPGGDSDHDYTVIGSSSPTHTEDSANADSSIQSLETGTHLESDTNTSKPVTPLSNEQTQNSTISANPTKTSTEPFLKGDNELEVAEVKGSSDEKTKSNISNYATVIIPPVQVQLNGTALPVNLSSDCNKSLYMNPSNNLSSSLSSPTSYAPIGSPDKQSSPQRFSSANDKAGQRLIADQDISADTKPPSPVPDGYHTPTFPLASYYYSLLNVPHVPYTGYTAVTIPAIQPPLPEKKRFSSTAVSPNGHIALLHTSSCPSPVHHVTFSPAVGEQRRESAQHSYVEEAETRVNSKFVQDSSKYWYKPGISRDQAIAVLKDKEPGAFLIRDSNSFQGAYGLALKVATPPPNANITGNKGDPVEQLVRHFLIETGPRGVKIKGCQNESYFGSLSALVYQHSITPISLPCALRIPDKDLVGDLQEMQSATNTSTAADLLKQGAACNVLYLNSVETESLTGPEAVSKAIKCTKALNPRPVPTVVHFKVSSQGITLTDSKRRVFFRRHYPISSVTFSSLDPQNQRWTNSDSTSSKMFGFVARRTGTTTENVCHLFAEMDPEQPAVAIVNFINKVMLGPQLRR, from the exons ATGGGGTGtatgcacagcagcagcagcaggatgaaaGAGGACGGCCCGGGTACAGACACAGGAGGAATCCCTGTGAAGGCGGACCCTGAGGTGCATCCTGGGATCATTCAGCTTTCACAG CTCACCAAGCCGACGAGTCACGCCTTCACGGCGAAGAGCTTCAAGAAACGACGGGTGTGTGACGTGTGTGAGCAGAACATTGACAACCCAGGAGCTTTCTGCAAGG AGTGCAAGATCGTGGTCCACAAGATGTGTGAAGCAAAG GTGCCCACCGCCTGTATCCCCGTGCCAGATCTG CACAGCTCCACAAAGTCAGTATCACAGAAGAAGAGAGGCTCCTTACCAAG GAGGAAAAGCGTTGAACAGGTGATGGAACAGGTGATGGAGGGGCACTACGACTTCGATCTCACTTACATCACAGAGAGAATCATCTCTGTCTTCTTCGTGCCAGACCTGGAGGAGCAGAAGTACCGGCAAAACCTGCAGGAGGTGGCATCCATGCTCAAATCTAAGCACCAGGACAAGTTTCTG CTTCTGAATTTATCAGAAAAGAGACATGACATCACCAGACTTAACCCCAAG GTGCAGGATTATGCTTGGCCTGATCTGCACGCCCCTCCGCTGGACAGGATTTGTGCCATTTGCAAGGCCATGGAGATgtggctgacctctgaccctcaCAACGTAGTGGTTCTCCACTGCAAA GGAAACAAAGGAAAGACAGGGGTGATAGTGGCAGCTTACATGCACTACAGCAAGATATCAGCTGG AGCAGACCAGGCTCTCACTACGTTGGCCATGAGGAAGTTCTGTGAAGACAAAGTCTCTTCCTCCTTGCAGCCCTCTCAGAGCAG GTACATCTACTATTTCAGCAGCTTGCTGTCGGGTTCCATCAAAATGAACAGCAGTCCTCTGTTCCTTCATCAGATCCTTGTTCCCTCACTACCAAACTTCCAGTCAGGAGGAG GTTTTTATCCTTTTCTGAAAATTTACCAGTCCTTACAACTGGCTTACACCTCCGGTGTCTA TGATCCTCAGAGCTCGAGAGCAAGAAAACTGTGTGTGACTATGGAGCCAGCTCTACTATTAAAGGGTGACATTATG GTGAAGTGCTACCACCGACGGAGCCGAGCAGCTGAGAGGGAGGTTGTGTTCAGAGTCCAGTTCCACACCTGCACAGTTCACGGAGCACAGCTGTGGTTTGGAAAGATGGAACTAGACCTGGCCTGCACAG atgacagatTCCCTCCAGACGCTACGGTGGAGTTCATCTTTGCAAACAGTCTAGAAAAACTCAAAG GTCGAGAATATCGCAAAAACGACTCCTATGTTAAAGTAGACTACAAAACCTCAGACCCAGTGGTCAAATGGGATTCCTATGAAAACTTAAATCTTCACCATGAAGACAGCATGGAAA ATATCGCTCACACAAGAGGCCCTTTAGATGGCAGCTTGTATGCACAAGTGAGGAAGCGACGTGGACCAGGTGCAACTTCCTCAGCTGCTTTGCAAAATGGATGCCTTACTAGCAGCCCAACTGTGAAACCCCAGACCCAGTCTGCCTCCAGACCACAACCATTCACATTCAATTGTAGTCCCAGAGGCTCTGCAGTATCTTCAGATCAACTGAGTGAAACATCTCTGTCGATTAACTGCTCTGATAGAGAAGATCTTGAGTGCCCACTGAGGAAAGAAGATGTGGAAGATAAGGCAAAGGAGaagaggagacagagagagagggataGAGAAACAGCAATTTTGGATGATGGAGACCCTTCAAGTCCAGGGGTTATGAGAAAAGAGCACTCCTGCTGTGGTCAAGCAGCTACAAGATGTAGTGATGCAGGATGGGAGAGGGACAGAGATCTCTGTCTTCCTGGTGGTCGATTTGTTGGACATTGTAACAGCATAAAAAAGCATCCAAAAAGCCAAACACTGCCAGCCCTACCCTCCAAATCTTTGTCTCCTCCTCCCCATTCAGCCATTATGGAGCTCTGCCATCGCCATAGCGCTCATCCTGTAGCTGAGTTAACATGGGACCGTCCAATCCATCCTCCATCCCTGCCCTGCCTCAACAGGTCATGCTACCCTTACCCAACCCCAGAACATGCCCTCGCTCACAGTCACACTTTGCCTGCTTCAAACAGATGCTACCCTGGAGAGGAATGTCACCTCTTACACTATCCCGACCATGGATCAGGCTCTCACCCCTCCCTCCAACCACAGCCTGGAGGCCCTTACAGAGAGGTTTTCGTCAGTTCGCCCAAATCTTCCTCCTATTGCCACTGTCAGGACTGCTCCAGCAGGCGAGAACATCCATCAACCTCAGTTAAAGTGTTTCAACAACTGAACTCAGACCAAGCTGAAAACACACACTGGGCAAAAGGAGCTGGGGTACAACGACCGAGAGAGGCACCTCTACTTTGGGAAACAGAAAAGTCATGGGAGCTGACAAGAGAAGCAGAACTCTGGCAATGCAAGTCACCGCTGCCGGCATTTCATCTCTACCACCCTACTTTGGACCAGGTCTCAAACCTAGAGCAGCCTAGATTTGCTGTTGCACAGGATCAAAACTACCCCATTCCTCAGTCTTTGATCGATGTAAGGGATGGAGCCAGCAGTGGGTACCACACCCCTCTACAGCCCCAACACTCATGCCCCTGTGCTCCCTATCAGTCTTCTCCATCTGAAAGCCGTGAAAGCCGGGGTTATGCCTCAGGATATCACTCTGGGTCAGCATCACCTATGCCAGCAAGTAGCCCATCTCCAGGAAGGGGAAGGCTGCCTGATATCCCTTTGGGATTCAGAGAGCAGTCACACACTGAACAGCAcaaag tggaaaaagaaaagacagttGCAGACGATGATATACCTCAAGACTCAGAGAGTAAATCTGACTGTCGCTGTCAGTCAAGCACCCCTGGAGGGGACTCTGATCATGACTACACAGTTATTGGCAGCAGCAGCCCAACTCACACAGAAGACAG tGCAAATGCTGATAGCTCCATTCAAAGCCTAGAGACTGGGACCCATTTGGAGTCTGACACAAATACAAGCAAACCTGTCACACCATTATCAAACGAACAAACCCAGAATTCAACAATATCTGCAAATCctacaaaaacatcaacagaacCTTTTCTGAAAGGTGATAATGAGCTTGAAGTTGCTGAGGTCAAAGGAAGTTCGGATGAAAAGaccaaatcaaacatttcaaactatGCCACTGTCATCATCCCTCCAGTTCAAGTTCAACTCAATGGGACTGCCCTTCCAGTAAATCTTTCATCTGACTGCAATAAAAGCTTGTACATGAATCCCTCTAACAATCTAAGTTCTAGTCTTTCCTCTCCTACCTCTTATGCTCCCATCGGCTCTCCAGATAAACAGTCTTCTCCTCAGCGCTTCAGCTCTGCTAATGACAAAGCAGGACAAAGACTTATCGCAGACCAAGACATCTCAGCAGACACTAAACCCCCTTCACCTGTGCCAGATGGATACCATACACCCACCTTTCCCCTAGCCTCGTACTATTACTCATTGCTAAATGTTCCTCATGTGCCATACACTGGGTACACTGCCGTAACAATCCCCGCCATCCAGCCACCACTTCCTGAGAAAAAACGATTTTCCTCCACAGCCGTATCCCCGAATGGACATATTGCTTTACTCCACACTTCCTCGTGTCCTTCACCAGTGCACCATGTTactttttctcctgctgtggGAGAGCAAAGAAGGGAATCTGCACAACACAGCTACGTAGAAGAGGCAGAGACAAGGGTCAATTCTAAGTTTGTTCAGGACAGCTCCAAATATTGGTACAAACCAGGCATCTCCAGAGACCAAG CCATAGCTGTGTTGAAGGACAAGGAGCCAGGGGCTTTCCTCATTAGAGACAGTAACTCATTCCAGGGGGCTTATGGCCTCGCTCTTAAGGTGGCCACTCCTCCTCCCAATGCCAACATCACTGGAAACAAAG GGGACCCTGTGGAACAGCTGGTAAGACACTTCCTCATTGAGACAGGGCCACGGGGAGTGAAGATCAAGGGCTGTCAGAATGAGTCCTACTTCG GAAGCCTATCTGCTCTAGTGTACCAACATTCAATAACTCCCATCTCTCTGCCATGTGCCCTCCGCATCCCAGACAAAG ATTTGGTTGGGGACCTACAGGAGATGCAAAGTGCAACAAATACTAGTACTGCTGCTGACCTCCTTAAACAAGGAGCAG
- the LOC114135386 gene encoding tensin-2-like isoform X3, with protein sequence MGCMHSSSSRMKEDGPGTDTGGIPVKADPEVHPGIIQLSQLTKPTSHAFTAKSFKKRRVCDVCEQNIDNPGAFCKECKIVVHKMCEAKVPTACIPVPDLHSSTKSVSQKKRGSLPRRKSVEQVMEQVMEGHYDFDLTYITERIISVFFVPDLEEQKYRQNLQEVASMLKSKHQDKFLLLNLSEKRHDITRLNPKVQDYAWPDLHAPPLDRICAICKAMEMWLTSDPHNVVVLHCKGNKGKTGVIVAAYMHYSKISAGADQALTTLAMRKFCEDKVSSSLQPSQSRYIYYFSSLLSGSIKMNSSPLFLHQILVPSLPNFQSGGGFYPFLKIYQSLQLAYTSGVYDPQSSRARKLCVTMEPALLLKGDIMVKCYHRRSRAAEREVVFRVQFHTCTVHGAQLWFGKMELDLACTDDRFPPDATVEFIFANSLEKLKGREYRKNDSYVKVDYKTSDPVVKWDSYENLNLHHEDSMENIAHTRGPLDGSLYAQVRKRRGPGATSSAALQNGCLTSSPTVKPQTQSASRPQPFTFNCSPRGSAVSSDQLSETSLSINCSDREDLECPLRKEDVEDKAKEKRRQRERDRETAILDDGDPSSPGVMRKEHSCCGQAATRCSDAGWERDRDLCLPGGRFVGHCNSIKKHPKSQTLPALPSKSLSPPPHSAIMELCHRHSAHPVAELTWDRPIHPPSLPCLNRSCYPYPTPEHALAHSHTLPASNRCYPGEECHLLHYPDHGSGSHPSLQPQPGGPYREVFVSSPKSSSYCHCQDCSSRREHPSTSVKVFQQLNSDQAENTHWAKGAGVQRPREAPLLWETEKSWELTREAELWQCKSPLPAFHLYHPTLDQVSNLEQPRFAVAQDQNYPIPQSLIDVRDGASSGYHTPLQPQHSCPCAPYQSSPSESRESRGYASGYHSGSASPMPASSPSPGRGRLPDIPLGFREQSHTEQHKVEKEKTVADDDIPQDSESKSDCRCQSSTPGGDSDHDYTVIGSSSPTHTEDSANADSSIQSLETGTHLESDTNTSKPVTPLSNEQTQNSTISANPTKTSTEPFLKGDNELEVAEVKGSSDEKTKSNISNYATVIIPPVQVQLNGTALPVNLSSDCNKSLYMNPSNNLSSSLSSPTSYAPIGSPDKQSSPQRFSSANDKAGQRLIADQDISADTKPPSPVPDGYHTPTFPLASYYYSLLNVPHVPYTGYTAVTIPAIQPPLPEKKRFSSTAVSPNGHIALLHTSSCPSPVHHVTFSPAVGEQRRESAQHSYVEEAETRVNSKFVQDSSKYWYKPGISRDQAIAVLKDKEPGAFLIRDSNSFQGAYGLALKVATPPPNANITGNKGDPVEQLVRHFLIETGPRGVKIKGCQNESYFGSLSALVYQHSITPISLPCALRIPDKGSIFKLKSIFGWGPTGDAKCNKY encoded by the exons ATGGGGTGtatgcacagcagcagcagcaggatgaaaGAGGACGGCCCGGGTACAGACACAGGAGGAATCCCTGTGAAGGCGGACCCTGAGGTGCATCCTGGGATCATTCAGCTTTCACAG CTCACCAAGCCGACGAGTCACGCCTTCACGGCGAAGAGCTTCAAGAAACGACGGGTGTGTGACGTGTGTGAGCAGAACATTGACAACCCAGGAGCTTTCTGCAAGG AGTGCAAGATCGTGGTCCACAAGATGTGTGAAGCAAAG GTGCCCACCGCCTGTATCCCCGTGCCAGATCTG CACAGCTCCACAAAGTCAGTATCACAGAAGAAGAGAGGCTCCTTACCAAG GAGGAAAAGCGTTGAACAGGTGATGGAACAGGTGATGGAGGGGCACTACGACTTCGATCTCACTTACATCACAGAGAGAATCATCTCTGTCTTCTTCGTGCCAGACCTGGAGGAGCAGAAGTACCGGCAAAACCTGCAGGAGGTGGCATCCATGCTCAAATCTAAGCACCAGGACAAGTTTCTG CTTCTGAATTTATCAGAAAAGAGACATGACATCACCAGACTTAACCCCAAG GTGCAGGATTATGCTTGGCCTGATCTGCACGCCCCTCCGCTGGACAGGATTTGTGCCATTTGCAAGGCCATGGAGATgtggctgacctctgaccctcaCAACGTAGTGGTTCTCCACTGCAAA GGAAACAAAGGAAAGACAGGGGTGATAGTGGCAGCTTACATGCACTACAGCAAGATATCAGCTGG AGCAGACCAGGCTCTCACTACGTTGGCCATGAGGAAGTTCTGTGAAGACAAAGTCTCTTCCTCCTTGCAGCCCTCTCAGAGCAG GTACATCTACTATTTCAGCAGCTTGCTGTCGGGTTCCATCAAAATGAACAGCAGTCCTCTGTTCCTTCATCAGATCCTTGTTCCCTCACTACCAAACTTCCAGTCAGGAGGAG GTTTTTATCCTTTTCTGAAAATTTACCAGTCCTTACAACTGGCTTACACCTCCGGTGTCTA TGATCCTCAGAGCTCGAGAGCAAGAAAACTGTGTGTGACTATGGAGCCAGCTCTACTATTAAAGGGTGACATTATG GTGAAGTGCTACCACCGACGGAGCCGAGCAGCTGAGAGGGAGGTTGTGTTCAGAGTCCAGTTCCACACCTGCACAGTTCACGGAGCACAGCTGTGGTTTGGAAAGATGGAACTAGACCTGGCCTGCACAG atgacagatTCCCTCCAGACGCTACGGTGGAGTTCATCTTTGCAAACAGTCTAGAAAAACTCAAAG GTCGAGAATATCGCAAAAACGACTCCTATGTTAAAGTAGACTACAAAACCTCAGACCCAGTGGTCAAATGGGATTCCTATGAAAACTTAAATCTTCACCATGAAGACAGCATGGAAA ATATCGCTCACACAAGAGGCCCTTTAGATGGCAGCTTGTATGCACAAGTGAGGAAGCGACGTGGACCAGGTGCAACTTCCTCAGCTGCTTTGCAAAATGGATGCCTTACTAGCAGCCCAACTGTGAAACCCCAGACCCAGTCTGCCTCCAGACCACAACCATTCACATTCAATTGTAGTCCCAGAGGCTCTGCAGTATCTTCAGATCAACTGAGTGAAACATCTCTGTCGATTAACTGCTCTGATAGAGAAGATCTTGAGTGCCCACTGAGGAAAGAAGATGTGGAAGATAAGGCAAAGGAGaagaggagacagagagagagggataGAGAAACAGCAATTTTGGATGATGGAGACCCTTCAAGTCCAGGGGTTATGAGAAAAGAGCACTCCTGCTGTGGTCAAGCAGCTACAAGATGTAGTGATGCAGGATGGGAGAGGGACAGAGATCTCTGTCTTCCTGGTGGTCGATTTGTTGGACATTGTAACAGCATAAAAAAGCATCCAAAAAGCCAAACACTGCCAGCCCTACCCTCCAAATCTTTGTCTCCTCCTCCCCATTCAGCCATTATGGAGCTCTGCCATCGCCATAGCGCTCATCCTGTAGCTGAGTTAACATGGGACCGTCCAATCCATCCTCCATCCCTGCCCTGCCTCAACAGGTCATGCTACCCTTACCCAACCCCAGAACATGCCCTCGCTCACAGTCACACTTTGCCTGCTTCAAACAGATGCTACCCTGGAGAGGAATGTCACCTCTTACACTATCCCGACCATGGATCAGGCTCTCACCCCTCCCTCCAACCACAGCCTGGAGGCCCTTACAGAGAGGTTTTCGTCAGTTCGCCCAAATCTTCCTCCTATTGCCACTGTCAGGACTGCTCCAGCAGGCGAGAACATCCATCAACCTCAGTTAAAGTGTTTCAACAACTGAACTCAGACCAAGCTGAAAACACACACTGGGCAAAAGGAGCTGGGGTACAACGACCGAGAGAGGCACCTCTACTTTGGGAAACAGAAAAGTCATGGGAGCTGACAAGAGAAGCAGAACTCTGGCAATGCAAGTCACCGCTGCCGGCATTTCATCTCTACCACCCTACTTTGGACCAGGTCTCAAACCTAGAGCAGCCTAGATTTGCTGTTGCACAGGATCAAAACTACCCCATTCCTCAGTCTTTGATCGATGTAAGGGATGGAGCCAGCAGTGGGTACCACACCCCTCTACAGCCCCAACACTCATGCCCCTGTGCTCCCTATCAGTCTTCTCCATCTGAAAGCCGTGAAAGCCGGGGTTATGCCTCAGGATATCACTCTGGGTCAGCATCACCTATGCCAGCAAGTAGCCCATCTCCAGGAAGGGGAAGGCTGCCTGATATCCCTTTGGGATTCAGAGAGCAGTCACACACTGAACAGCAcaaag tggaaaaagaaaagacagttGCAGACGATGATATACCTCAAGACTCAGAGAGTAAATCTGACTGTCGCTGTCAGTCAAGCACCCCTGGAGGGGACTCTGATCATGACTACACAGTTATTGGCAGCAGCAGCCCAACTCACACAGAAGACAG tGCAAATGCTGATAGCTCCATTCAAAGCCTAGAGACTGGGACCCATTTGGAGTCTGACACAAATACAAGCAAACCTGTCACACCATTATCAAACGAACAAACCCAGAATTCAACAATATCTGCAAATCctacaaaaacatcaacagaacCTTTTCTGAAAGGTGATAATGAGCTTGAAGTTGCTGAGGTCAAAGGAAGTTCGGATGAAAAGaccaaatcaaacatttcaaactatGCCACTGTCATCATCCCTCCAGTTCAAGTTCAACTCAATGGGACTGCCCTTCCAGTAAATCTTTCATCTGACTGCAATAAAAGCTTGTACATGAATCCCTCTAACAATCTAAGTTCTAGTCTTTCCTCTCCTACCTCTTATGCTCCCATCGGCTCTCCAGATAAACAGTCTTCTCCTCAGCGCTTCAGCTCTGCTAATGACAAAGCAGGACAAAGACTTATCGCAGACCAAGACATCTCAGCAGACACTAAACCCCCTTCACCTGTGCCAGATGGATACCATACACCCACCTTTCCCCTAGCCTCGTACTATTACTCATTGCTAAATGTTCCTCATGTGCCATACACTGGGTACACTGCCGTAACAATCCCCGCCATCCAGCCACCACTTCCTGAGAAAAAACGATTTTCCTCCACAGCCGTATCCCCGAATGGACATATTGCTTTACTCCACACTTCCTCGTGTCCTTCACCAGTGCACCATGTTactttttctcctgctgtggGAGAGCAAAGAAGGGAATCTGCACAACACAGCTACGTAGAAGAGGCAGAGACAAGGGTCAATTCTAAGTTTGTTCAGGACAGCTCCAAATATTGGTACAAACCAGGCATCTCCAGAGACCAAG CCATAGCTGTGTTGAAGGACAAGGAGCCAGGGGCTTTCCTCATTAGAGACAGTAACTCATTCCAGGGGGCTTATGGCCTCGCTCTTAAGGTGGCCACTCCTCCTCCCAATGCCAACATCACTGGAAACAAAG GGGACCCTGTGGAACAGCTGGTAAGACACTTCCTCATTGAGACAGGGCCACGGGGAGTGAAGATCAAGGGCTGTCAGAATGAGTCCTACTTCG GAAGCCTATCTGCTCTAGTGTACCAACATTCAATAACTCCCATCTCTCTGCCATGTGCCCTCCGCATCCCAGACAAAGGTAGTATTTTCAAGCTCAAATCtat ATTTGGTTGGGGACCTACAGGAGATGCAAAGTGCAACAAATACTAG